Genomic DNA from Telopea speciosissima isolate NSW1024214 ecotype Mountain lineage chromosome 2, Tspe_v1, whole genome shotgun sequence:
TAAGTCTATTCCTTGAAAATTTCAACAGCAATAGTTCTATATAATCAATATTTATCATCAATTGTTTGGAAGATCTCTCATTGCTTCAAGGAAATAAATACATCGGTTTatttaattgcataaaaaatatTGCTTCAAGAGTTTCTAAGTCTTGGCCATTGTATTATACATTTTCTGAAGTGATAAAATTTGGGATTATTAGACCCATATTTCGGTTTGAATCTTGTTAAAGATGAACCCTTAATTCAAAGTTGATGCGGTTTTGCTTTTTATTGATGGTAATATCGGAGGTAGGACAGTTTGACTTATTCCAGTACAACCAATAATTCTGATAATTTTAATTGTATCATTACAATGCTTTTATCTTTTATGAAACTAGATAAAAGCCATGAATGAGGCACATGATACCAGGTAGTTGGGTATTGTTTTTTATTACAGagaaataaagaatcaatttaAGTTGCACTGTTACATAGACTTCCCATAATTCAAATACTTAGCTTAAAAAAACATTAACAACCCTCTAAATCTAACCATCTTGCATGTAAATGAAGATGCAAACAAGTCATAGGGCAATAGAAGTTAATGTTGTAGTATAAATTAGTAAGCTCAAAAGTATTCAAGATGATATAAGGAACACATGAGTATTTCAGTAATAATAGCAATTAACTAAGACATTTTAGCTCAAAAGGAGATAAAATCAATGGGTGAAAACGTGATAGTGAACAGTCTTGGggagaagggagggggggggggggggagaagcaatGAAACTCGATggtttcttggcttccaaagaTCACCCTTAACTtgatgggaaaattatctcctccagttttctGTCCGGCCCAGTTTTCCAgtgttcctctaatagggggtggtggaccccactcgagtagagtgtttgggcaggggtagggtggtcatttctaatcccctcttgttagaggaactagggaactggaccgggcaaggaactggaggtgataaagatccaacCTGATGTGGGGGTAGAATTtagattccaaaattttgaaaaaccccaaaatttgaCATCGAATGGACTCTATTCGACAACAAAAGCATCCTCAGTCCTCACCTTGATGTCCAACCGCGTCAAAGAAGACAAACTCGACGTCAACTCGTGGTCATTGGCGTCGAACAAGGTGAGGTATGTAGACACCAGACCTTGAGAAACtcaacttggatcgagttctaCTCGATGAGTGATAAAGCTCTTTTGATGTCGAGCATGCATACATGTCTAGTGTCGACTCAAGCTTATTCCAAGTGAATTTGCCCACTTTGTGTTGAATCTCAACAGCTGTTGTGAGGCACTTAATCGAATTAGACTTTGAATTTTGACACGTGACTAATTTAGATCATGTTCTCTCTAACCAATCATCAAAATGAATGTATGTATCATCTGTGCACATAGCCCTTTTTTgacaataaataattaattttgaCTAATGACTCATGAGTAAGAAAGTTGtttgcatggttttagtgcacaataTTGGAACCGGTATCAATCAACTTGGAAATTGATACGGTACCAGCATTGATCGGCTGATCAGACAAATTTGCCCAtgattttcctttaaaaatagatttttgatcattttaccccttgtccataccaTATCACCGAACAATATCGGCATGATGTCGAAATCAGTCACTTGCAAAACCTGAATGTATTGCCTGACACCGGTGATACGATATCAATACATCAAACCATGGTTGTTTGTCCTCCCAATTTAGCATGGTTATAGGGATCAGTAGCGGATTGGTAGAATCGCCTGATGTGGATCGATTTCGGCAATCCCCAATCCTCTACTCTTGGTCGACCTCGTATTGGTGGATTGTATGGATGAAGggtaaaaatgtttaaaaaaaaaccattttttaaatagaagacAGGGATAAATCTGTCCGATCCAAACTTAATATAGGGCGATCCGGATCGATATTAGATCAAATATCGGCTAAAACCGTTCTCCCATGGATTggcttatttttattttatttttggtaaatgtttaaaaaaaaaactaataataataataataatactaatagTAAGCGCCACAAAAGTTGCAACGTGGTAGATATATTGTCTCTTCATCCATGTGGCAGCCCATGATTGGCATTTATGGCGTATCAGTACTCAAAGAACTAtgggtatttttgtaacttcCTTACATTTTCCAACCGACATATGAAACGTCAAAGACACCCTAGTCTGAACGGGAAAGAAAGTCATTCTCAAAGCTTTTCCAATTTTGCTCTCCCATGGCGGAGGTTTCAAACATTCGCCTCCCCcaggaagaagacgatggagAAGTAGTAGAGGAAGTAGAAATCTCAGAATCCTCTTCCGTTCCTTTCTGGTTGAACAGAAATTTCGATGATGAAGACTTCTACCCCTCTGATTCATTCTCTCCACAGCTCTCTGATTTCATATCCTCAGATCACTCCCTCCGTTCTCACATTTTCTCCGATGATCGAGACATCGACGAGATTCATGACCACGAACCCTGCCTTTATTTTGCAGATGTTGATGGTTCCTACACTGATTCCGTCACCGACGTCAATTACTTCAACAACGAAGATCAGGTGAATTTCATCATGGATTTGTGTCAACGACGCGTAGAGCAATCGCATGTTGCTGATAATAACAATAGTTATGCAACTAATTCGTTCTCTGAAAATCTAGTAATCGAATCGGGTTTTGGGGTTGTTGAGGCTGGGAATCGTGAATTGAACACCGATTACGTGGAGCTAGGATTAGGTTGGGGTTTCACTGCACATGGCGAGGGGGAGGATGAAAATGAAGGCTTTATGATTGACGAGTGCGGGGGCGAGTTCTTTGTGAGCAATCGGGGTTCTGTCTCTGAATCGGGCGAGTCTTCCACTCCTCATGCTGCGGAACCGTTTGTGGAAGGTCTCCGACCGATTGAGATTGAATCCGATTCGGAtgaggaggagggaggaggtTTGGAGGTTGATGTGCATTCCGGTGATGACGACGAGCTCGATCGGGTACCGGACGATCTGGGTCTTCCTCTTTGCTGGGATTGTCTCCGTTTGGAGGATCGGAGGGAGGCAAACGAGGATTTTGAGTGGGAGGAAGTCGACGAGGGGGTCGATGAGAGGGAGGTTCTGAGCATGGTTATTGATGTCGATGAGGAGCGATCGGTTTTGACGGATGTCCGaaccagagaagaagaattaagagAAGGCAGGGAAGAAAACATTAGAAATCTGGAGTGGGAAGTTCTTTTGGCCGTCAACAATCTGGAGAGGAACACAGAATTGGATCATGAGATTGAATCCTATCATGATACTGAATCCTTTCTTGCTGATGATTATATTTACCCTGCTGAGTATGAGATGCTTTTTGGGCAGTTCACAGGGACCGAAAGTGCACTGAGAGGGAGTCCTCCAGCTGCCAAATCAGTTGTTGAGAATCTACCATCCATATTCTTAACCCAAGATGATGTAAAGAACAACAATGTCCTATGTGCTGTTTGTAAGGACGATATCTCCACAGAGGAAGAAGCCAAACGGCTTCCTTGTTCCCACCATTACCATGGGGATTGCATTATTCCATGGCTCAACATCCGGAACACGTGCCCTGTTTGCCGGTTTGAGTTACCTACGGATGATCCTGACCATGAACGGAGGAGAACCCGAAGGGCTGGTCTGGTGGATTCTCAGGTCAGGCGTGGTATTGAAAATTTTTCTGAGCAGTAGGATGTGCGAATGTTGATAcagtttttctcttttcattgcTGTTGTTTATGTTTGTTCTGAGTGAAGTGATATAACTGTGCTGTTTTAGCTtgttattttagggtttttttttaattatctgtATTGTCCTCTTATACATGGCTAGTTGTACACCAAGATCCCTTTCAAATCAAAGTATAGATTTTGAAGCTGTTTTAATATTGAATTTTAGTTGCCAGTGGTTGGTATAATACATATTTTATCTGATGTGCCTTTTCATTCAAGTGTTTTTGTTGTCTGGAAAAAATGTGGCAATGTTTCAGTTGAACTTGGTAGTTGCTGGACGATGCAACTATTtgcaagaaaattaaaatttattcaAAGCCTTAGAAGTGATATACTTCATTGTGTGTAGAAAAGAAAATTGCGGATGAAAATGGTTTTCTACTTTGGAAAGTTTGTCCTCACTCAGTCCCAGCAAACTGTGTCCAACTTGTAACCTTATGATGTATTGAGCTTATAGGATAACTATCTTCAAGTGCATGTTTTGAAATACTATCTCAATAAATCAGAGGTCTAAAATCCTACTACTTATGGTTGTCAATAAATAATTTTATGGAAGTAGTTTAGCTGTTGTCTTTTAATTGAATTGGACTATGAAGCATGTCCCTATCATGGAGAAATAGGTATCCAAATTATTGCCCAATAGAAGGGActaaaagaacaagaaaagggATGTATAGGGTATTACTAGATTTTAGATAATCATATCCACAATGTTtgatacattttattatatccCAAGGTGTTTGAAAGTAGACTGGACTGCATGGTCCAAATGTTAGGACTGTGAACCAGTCCTTTTTATGGCTGTATCAAACCGTATAGCCATTAGTTATAGTTTACCCCTAAGGTCCACTAATACACCTCTGACATGATATGAGAATGGCAACAGCTAGATGAATGGTTTACCGTCTGGTTCCGTCATGAAACACTATCCTATATAGTACATCTAACAATATTAACAGTATATAACTATGGGGTTGATTTACCATACTACTTACTAGGTGATTTTAGATAAGAATTATAACCCTTATTATAGCAATGCAAGTGAATGTCCTACAGAGTAACGATGTATATTAGTCTACTTCTTGGTTCCATTCATCACGCAACAGAAGGAGCTTTAACTtaaattttggtttttgtatGGAAGTTTCTCAGTGAGACCGTGGCTTAAATTCATGTTTAAGTGATTGTTCAATCGAACTGTGTAATGTGGTAGATTAGAAATGGTTGGTGGGAAAACCTGAGACTTTTCATTCTAAACAATTTAAATGACCACTGAAACTGCAACTCTGTCTCAAGAAATTTTCCCTCTCCATTTTCAAGGCACAATTCCTTAGGTTGAATTCTTCTTTGAATCACTAAATTTGTGTTTAAAATCCAGTTTTAGTGGAAGTAAAATAGAATTATCTTTTCTGTGTGGTGAGAAAGCAGCGTCCCTCTATACAAGGAAAATAGGTTCGTTGCAACTTTGGTTCTTCTTGTGCCTAAGTCATCAATTATGGAAGAGTTGTCCCTGCTAGCGATCAGACATCTATAGGCCAAGGTGTTGTGTGTGCTGATGCTGGATGCTCTAGTGCTCAAGTACCTCAACCACCCCCTATAGATGCCTCATCCCACAATTTTTTCTGGCTATTCAACCAAAAGGTTGTGGTTGGCAATGAAGATAGAGACTTAAGCAATGGGTAGAAGGATTTAATTGGATTATTATGTGGTGGTTGTGTATCATATATTGCAAATGATGAATCTTAGTGGTGGTGTGATGACGGTATATGATTTGGTGGTAGACAGTTTGTTGGGAGTCGAGAGTCACAGTAAGAGTCTGGTTGTTTTTGTGGTAGATTCTGTGGGTTAGGggttttcctcttttccatctTATCAATCTTGTTCTATGCTGTCATCTGGGATTCTGCTGTTGCATTCTCAATAACAATTTGATATATTATTTGTTCTTAATCCCAGCTCAATCTCCCCCCTCACCCCACCCTACCCCATCCCCAAGAAGAAAACAGAAGCTGTTTGTCAACTTTCTGTTTCTTTGCAATGATGTCCCACCCAGCAGGGTTTAAAAACTTGGAATCGTCCTGGATCGGTTTGAATCGACCGGCCTGTAGATCCATTAGGGCAGTTTCTTTACAATGATCAGTCTGATCCGGATCTGCCAGAATCGGGACAGTCTCTACTGATTACAATCTGGATCAGCAGCCCAAATCCCAAATCGGCTGATCAGATCTGACTTTTTAATCATTGTCTACCATCTTAACCCGAATCAGCCGATCATCCCTGCCCACCATCTTAGCATCAGTTACTTTTAAAGTCAATGCTATGGACAAAATGCCTTCACAACTGCAAAAATCCCAGGAAAAGTGATGTTGGccatgaaatttgaaatttgaaatttgaaatggcCAAAGCATGAAGATACCTATTTATCAGTGGTTGGATTGGCAAATCAACTTGGCAAGTGGTTCAAATTAGATAGACCGTCAAGGAAAAGTTTCCTGGAAAGGCCATTAAACACTTTTCATTATTTATTGGACTGTGCAAACAACTGTTTGAATATGTTAGCCATTCAGATACATGATTGGATTAAGTTTCTCTTTATAGTGGTCCATAGACAGGTGATCCTCTTGAAGTCAAGAACTCAAAATTGACTATGGTCCCTTTGCTTGAAAGGGAAGTTAGTGATAGGTGAATTAAAATCAACCAACTACTTTGATTTTTTCATAAGAGGATTTATATTACGATCCCAACCAACGGGGAGAACAAGTATTACAGCTATCATATAACTAGATATTAGATACAAAagggggttgggggtggggatTAGACTCCTTAATTCAAAAATAAGGTGTGAAGATGCAAGAGAAGCAAGAGCATCTGCCACAGCATTATCCTGCCTAGGCGCTATGCCTATGTACAAAACTGatagaataaaaaagagagTTAAGTCTTCTGCCATCTTCCAGGGAGAATCAGAGATAGGACCAACCAGTAAGTATGTTACAAGCTGAGAATCCCCTTCCAACATAATATTCCTCTGATGATGATTGAGAGCCAGTTGAAGAGCTTTATGAGCTGCTAAGGCTTCAGCCACAAAGGCATAAGAAAAGCCAACTGTTAACAAAataggaatttcgtgaatggcttgaatgatcaataagatcagtcaagctctctatttataataataataataataaaagagattacaaagggaaacactgtttacgacactgttcacgatacagttcacgtgaacagtatcacagtccaaattacaattctacctttgttcaaaagtacataaataaaataccaaaaatacccttataatatcgagtaacacatctcaacactccccctcaagttggggcatagatatcacatatgcccaacttgactagactatgATAAAACcacttcccactcaaccctttggtgaagacatcagccaattgatctccagacttcacaaaagggatacaaatctgcccactctctaacttctccttgatgaagtgtctgttaatctccacatgtttggtacggtcatgctgcactggattgtgggcaatgcaaattgctgctttgttgtcacagtacagcatcattggaagatgaataGAATCAcggatatcaaggagtaaactctgaagccacagtaactcacatatgccctgggtcATAGCACGTAAttcagcttcaacactagatcttgccacaacattttgctttttactccgccatgtggccagatttcctccaacaaaagtacaatagccggaggtagatttctGTTAGGGTTACCACCCGTCGAAAgatctgtgtaagcctcaatgcgaagatggtcatgaggagacaaaaggatcccctttcctggagctgacttcaagtaatggagaatacgaagaacaatagccatgtgagtggaataaggatcatgcatgaactggctcacaagactcacaacaatggcaatatctggtctggtgtgggagagataaatcagcttgcccaccaatcgttgatatctgcccttatcaacaggttcaccatccttctcttgcagacgggtagtagcttccaagggagtgtcacaaggatgataaccaagcaaaccagtctctgatagtaaatctagaacatactttctctgggagagaaagatgccttttggagaacgggcaacttcaatcccaagaaaatatcttagctgtcctagatcttttatgtcaaattcctgtcccaagaaagccttcaggtgagaaacttcatctgtatcattaccagtcacaactatgccatcaacataaactatgagaagagtgaccttttctccctttcgcttgatgaacagagtgtgatcagcattactctgtttgtatccacaggagaccatggctttatgaaacctaccaaaccatgcccgtggagattgcttcaacccatagagtgcccttttgagcctacaaactttcccatgggtcttgtcagaggaaaaacccggaggaacatccatataaacgTCCTTttccaactccccatgaagaaatgcattttttacatccaactgctgtaggtcccagccaaagttgatagcacaagacagtaagacCCGGACAGTGTTCAATTTCGCAataggggcaaatgtctcctggtagtcgatccataagtctgagtgaagcctctggccacaagcatggctttatatctatccactgttccatttggcttctgcttgacaacaaatacccatttgcacccgattggtttcttacccgaaggaagaacaactagctcccatgtctcatttttaagtaaggctatcatttcttccatcatggctgctttccactttggatctgcaatcgcctcctgccatttctgaggaatagaaacagaggaaagagaataaaCAAATGcatgataggaaggagataaagcatcataggaaacaacattggagatggggtgttgggtgcatgacctaacgcctttacgaacagcgataggtaagtcaagggaaggatccttaccagatgatgtagcaGGGTCTGGATCTAGAtcaagtgcagacgattgtagaggtggtatggtggtggtggtagtctcaacttgtcctgtgcgctcccaggtatataccttatcaacagggatttaactgactggtctacgctccccctgaataggagccactgtaggagctgaagttacagaaggctccccctgaatagaagccggaagaatagcagacacatcttcaaaaccctgatcctgctccccctgaagaggtgtctgggaataatgtgacaaggactcatggaagacaatatccatggagacaaaagtacgacgagaaggtggatggtaacacttgtatcctttctgggtcgcagaatagcccagaaaaatacaccgaatgctccatggatcaaatttcccatgaggatgatgattgcggacatagcaaacacaaccaaaaactttggggggaaccacaaaagaggaggaaccctggaggagatcaacgggggaacgaccatcaaggacatAGGTAGGCACAcagttgatgagataagcagcggtaagaatggcatcaccccagtagtaagaaggaacctgccgtgcaaacataatggcctaggctacctcaaggagatttctatttttcctttcagcaaccccattctgggcaggtgtgtcaacacagctggtctgatggacaataccatgtgcagccaaataaagttggaactgaccctccatgtactctctgccattatcactgcgtaaaatgcgcaaggtggcattgaattgggtctgaaccatacgatgaaataatCGAAAACaggaagacctcacttttatggctcatcatgtacacccaagtggcacgagtataacaatcaataaacgagacaaaccatcgatgaccagaaagggaagtacaacgggcagggccccacacatcagaatgaaccaaagcaaaaggagactcacttcttttatttaatgaagaataactggaacgaatctgtttggccaaaacataagcctcacataaaaactcattcctattataATGCTTAATCAAGCgcggaaacaaaagagacaaagtactaagggatggatgaccaagtcgacagtgccagagatgaaggtcagggGATGAGGTGGATtgtaaatgatgagctgtagaggaagccgaatgcaaagtagaaggctgacctgggtcaagtaagtagagaccaccctgcatcttaccacccccaatcgtgtgccctgtctccagatcctgtatgatacaatgagaaggaaaaaaagtcagttggcagttcagatctctagttagactactaatagagagaaggttcATAGAAAAGGACAGAATatacaaaacagattttaatgaaagggtagaGGAGCAgtgtatggaacccttcccattaataggagaaagggaaccattagctactcgaacactgtctttgccagaagatggagaataaagatgaaatacatgggaggagccagtcatgtggtcagtggcaccgaaatctataatccaaggattggatacagccgatgcacacaGACTCATCGATGGAGTACcgaggcaaaattagaaccgGGAGGGGCAGAAGTGCGATGCGTAGTGGAGGGCAAGAGCTGTAGCATGCAAtgaaagctaggagctcatcccgagtaagcccaatgtcgatGAAGGGCaaagcagcagcagtagtaggagaATCAGCTATATGAGCCTTGAgcttaaacttcccacgggctttcttttcctcaaaatcagcaggcttcccatggagcttccagcattga
This window encodes:
- the LOC122652921 gene encoding uncharacterized protein LOC122652921, with the protein product MAEVSNIRLPQEEDDGEVVEEVEISESSSVPFWLNRNFDDEDFYPSDSFSPQLSDFISSDHSLRSHIFSDDRDIDEIHDHEPCLYFADVDGSYTDSVTDVNYFNNEDQVNFIMDLCQRRVEQSHVADNNNSYATNSFSENLVIESGFGVVEAGNRELNTDYVELGLGWGFTAHGEGEDENEGFMIDECGGEFFVSNRGSVSESGESSTPHAAEPFVEGLRPIEIESDSDEEEGGGLEVDVHSGDDDELDRVPDDLGLPLCWDCLRLEDRREANEDFEWEEVDEGVDEREVLSMVIDVDEERSVLTDVRTREEELREGREENIRNLEWEVLLAVNNLERNTELDHEIESYHDTESFLADDYIYPAEYEMLFGQFTGTESALRGSPPAAKSVVENLPSIFLTQDDVKNNNVLCAVCKDDISTEEEAKRLPCSHHYHGDCIIPWLNIRNTCPVCRFELPTDDPDHERRRTRRAGLVDSQVRRGIENFSEQ